The following proteins are encoded in a genomic region of Montipora foliosa isolate CH-2021 chromosome 8, ASM3666993v2, whole genome shotgun sequence:
- the LOC137967379 gene encoding uncharacterized protein: MASLRWIDRIVVSIEITKKYEGILGIRQSPINATLQIQSISLPPSSVPVEQSSGSTDLASTFALFKDYFDKKLTALKRDIQEDSLSNSDSIAKKLKEDSKISFKFEGNKKQFYFNSGLAEKVQSASTALGKRKFEVVRGYLEELDSDIKKRNKLIRLADKSAAGWDLVNEYLSDELASGSEDEKRIRRTEQRALRKRKDRQQQKVKSSVKQSQPSATTTSFAGRPHFNFRSSSRSFTPSGKAKPGDICFACGQQGHWRSQCRANSQFRSSSSGQSNSGFPSNVGDFVSGILQSCFQHVEHTRLKGLIQGLPAVLLKSKAGGASAAANAQVSDRLFKRHGRWKSDKAKDDYIKDNILSLLSVSLSLGI; the protein is encoded by the exons ATGGCTTCCCTGAGATGGATTGACAGGATCGTAGTGAGCATTGAAATCACCAAGAAGTACGAGGGCATTTTGGGGATTAGACAAAGCCCTATCAACGCTACATTGCAAATtc agtctatttctttgccgcctTCCTCGGTTCCAGTAGAGCAGTCATCCGGATCTACTGATTTAGCATCGACATTCGCTCTCTTCAAGGATTACTTTGATAAGAAGTTGACCGCTTTGAAGCGTGATATCCAAGAAGATTCCTTAAGCAATAGTGATTCTATCGCTAAGAAGCTAAAAGAAGATTCCAAAATATCCTTCAAATtcgaaggaaacaaaaagcagTTCTATTTCAATTCGGGCCTCGCGGAGAAGGTTCAGTCGGCTTCAACCGCTCTcggtaaaaggaaatttgaagtcGTTCGGGGTTACCTGGAAGAATTAGACTCTGATATTAAGAAACGCAACAAACTTATCAGATTGGCCGATAAGTCCGCTGCTGGCTGGGATTTGGTCAACGAATATTTATCGGACGAATTGGCTAGCGGTTCAGAGGACGAAAAGCGCATTCGACGTACAGAGCAAAGAGCCCTTCGCAAACGAAAAGATCGTCAACAACAGAAAGTAAAGTCCTCAGTCAAGCAGAGTCAGCCATCTGCCACCACCACTTCGTTTGCTGGTCGACCTCATTTCAACTTCAGGTCCTCTTCTCGCTCCTTTACACCTTCTGGTAAAGCAAAGCCTGGCGACATTTGTTTCGCGTGCGGTCAGCAAGGTCATTGGAGGTCCCAGTGCCGGGCTAACTCACAATTCAGGTCCTCAAGTTCTGGCCAGTCAAATTCTGGTTTCCCCTCAAACGTTGGAG ATTTTGTCAGTGGTATCTTACAGTCTTGTTTTCAGCATGTTGAACACACTCGCCTCAAGGGTTTGATACAAGGTCTCCCTGCAGTTCTTCTTAAAAGTAAAGCTGGAGGCGCCTCTGCCGCAGCAAATGCTCAGGTTTCTGATAGATTGTTCAAGAGACACGGTCGATGGAAATCAGATAAAGCCAAGGATGACTACATTAAGGataatattctttctttgttgtctgtttctctgtcattgggcatttaa